Proteins encoded in a region of the Natronorubrum halophilum genome:
- a CDS encoding DNA polymerase sliding clamp: MFKAIVSAETLTSALDSVSVLVDECKIHLEEDGLEIRAVDPANVGMVDLSLDAAAFESYEADGGLIGVDLSRLEDIAGMAESGQLLQLELDEETRKLHIQIDGLEYTLALIDPDSIRQEPDIPDLDLPAEVVLEGKDVNRSVKAADMVSDHIALGVDETDEFFYVNAEGDTDDVHLELTQDDLIDLQAGPAHSLFSLDYLKDMNKAIPADTEVTLDLGEEFPVKIYFGFGEGQGQVTYMLAPRIQSE; encoded by the coding sequence ATGTTCAAGGCCATCGTGAGCGCAGAAACGCTCACCAGCGCGCTCGATTCGGTGAGCGTGCTGGTCGACGAGTGCAAGATCCACCTCGAGGAAGACGGTCTCGAAATTCGGGCCGTTGACCCCGCTAACGTCGGGATGGTCGACCTCTCGCTCGATGCGGCTGCGTTCGAATCCTACGAAGCCGACGGCGGGCTCATCGGTGTCGACCTTTCACGACTCGAGGACATCGCAGGCATGGCCGAATCCGGCCAACTCCTCCAGCTCGAACTCGACGAGGAGACCCGTAAACTCCACATCCAGATCGACGGGCTCGAGTACACGCTCGCGCTCATCGACCCCGACTCCATCCGTCAGGAGCCGGACATTCCGGATCTCGATCTGCCGGCGGAAGTCGTCCTCGAGGGCAAGGACGTCAACCGCTCGGTCAAGGCGGCCGATATGGTCTCCGACCACATCGCACTCGGCGTTGACGAAACTGACGAGTTCTTCTACGTCAACGCGGAGGGCGACACCGACGACGTCCACCTCGAACTCACCCAGGACGATCTGATCGATCTGCAGGCCGGCCCGGCACACTCGCTGTTCTCGCTGGACTACCTCAAGGACATGAACAAGGCCATCCCAGCCGACACCGAGGTCACGCTCGACCTCGGCGAGGAGTTCCCGGTGAAGATCTACTTCGGCTTCGGCGAGGGGCAAGGGCAGGTTACGTACATGCTCGCGCCGCGAATTCAAAGCGAGTAG